The following is a genomic window from Actinomycetota bacterium.
CCGGCCTGGAGATCCTCGAATCGAAGGGCGAACCCTTCGACCCGAACATCCACGACGCAGTCATGCAGGACGAGGGCGACGGCTCCGGCCACATGGTCGTCGACGAGGTGCTGCGCAACGGCTACCTGTTCAAGGGGACCGTGCTCAGGCCCGCGATGGTGAAGGTGACGCAGGACGCGTCGGCTGCGGTCGACGCCAACACGAACGAGTAAAGGAAGAGGCGGATGAGCCAGAAGGAGTGGATTGAGAAGGACTACTACGCCGTGCTCGGCGTGGACAAGTCCGCGTCCGCGGCGGACATCAAGAAGGCGTACCGCAAGCTGGCTCAAAAGCACCACCCGGACGCCAACGCCGGTGACCCCAAAGCGGAAGACAAGTTCAAGGAGGTCTCCGCCGCCTACGACGTCCTCAGCGACGAAAAGACCAAAGAGGAGTACGACCGCATCCGCCAGATGGTCGCTGCCGGCGGCTTCCGCTCGGCCGGGCCGGGTGGCGCCGGCTTCGGCGGCTTCGGCGGAGGCGGCCAGCGGGTGAGGGTCGAGGATGTCGGCGACATGTTCGGGGGCGCCAGCTTCGGCGACCTGTTCGGCGACCTGTTCGGGAGCGGCGGCGGGGCGACCAGCGGCTTCGGCGGCCGGGCGATGCGGGGCGCCGACCTGGAGACCGAGACCTCGTTGTCGTTCGAGGATGCGCTCGAGGGCGTGCAGGTCGAGCTTCACATCCAGGAGCGCGGCGGGCAGCCCCGGACCATCAAGGCCCGAATCCCGGCGGGAGTCAACGACGGGGCCCGGATCAAGCTGGCCGGCAAGGGCTCGCCCGGCCCGGGCGGAGGCCCGGCGGGCGACCTGTACGTGAAGGTCAAGGTCCGGCCGCACAAGATCTTCGGCCGCAAGAACAAGGACCTGACGCTGGCGCTGCCCGTCACCTACGCCGAGGCGGCCCTGGGCGCCCAGATCGACGTCCCGACCATGAACGGCGGGCCGGTGAAGCTCAAGATCCCGGCCGGGACGTCGTCGGGCAGGACCTTCCGGGTGCGGGGCAAGGGAGTGCCGTCCGGCAGGGACAAGGGAGATCTGCTGGTCACGGTCCAGGTGGCCGTGCCGGAGAGGCTGAACCGCGAGGCGAAGAGCCTTATCGAGCAGCTGGCTGCGCTGGAAACCGAGTCGGTGAGGCCGGCCCTCGACGAGTTGATCGAAAGGGGGATGACGAGCGATGGATAACGGCAGCGGTCGCAGAGGGTCCAAGCCCAGCGAGCGCGGGGTGTACGTGATCAGCGTGGTGGCGGACCTTTCCGGGATGCACCCGCAGACCCTTCGGATGTACGAGCGCAGGGGGCTGATCGAGCCGAAGCGCACGCAGGGCAACAGCCGGCGCTACTCCGAGGAGGACGTCGCACGCCTTCGCCGTATCTCCGAGCTCACCCAGGTGCACGGCCTGAACCTGGCCGGCGTCCGGATTGTCATGGACCTCGAGCGCCAGGTGGAGGACCTGAAGAAGCGACTGGAGCGGTCCAACCGC
Proteins encoded in this region:
- a CDS encoding DnaJ C-terminal domain-containing protein, with protein sequence MSQKEWIEKDYYAVLGVDKSASAADIKKAYRKLAQKHHPDANAGDPKAEDKFKEVSAAYDVLSDEKTKEEYDRIRQMVAAGGFRSAGPGGAGFGGFGGGGQRVRVEDVGDMFGGASFGDLFGDLFGSGGGATSGFGGRAMRGADLETETSLSFEDALEGVQVELHIQERGGQPRTIKARIPAGVNDGARIKLAGKGSPGPGGGPAGDLYVKVKVRPHKIFGRKNKDLTLALPVTYAEAALGAQIDVPTMNGGPVKLKIPAGTSSGRTFRVRGKGVPSGRDKGDLLVTVQVAVPERLNREAKSLIEQLAALETESVRPALDELIERGMTSDG
- a CDS encoding helix-turn-helix transcriptional regulator, coding for MDNGSGRRGSKPSERGVYVISVVADLSGMHPQTLRMYERRGLIEPKRTQGNSRRYSEEDVARLRRISELTQVHGLNLAGVRIVMDLERQVEDLKKRLERSNRQLAAAEQKLAEARQQNRNRGVLVRLADVASIFDQVAVNSNLRKGSPR